The Synchiropus splendidus isolate RoL2022-P1 chromosome 8, RoL_Sspl_1.0, whole genome shotgun sequence nucleotide sequence gaGGGTCAGGTCACATTAGCAGTGTAGAAATAGCATTAACATAACATTAGCAGCGTCATTATTTGCTTTAAAGAAGGCAACATGCTGGAAATCAGTCAGACACTGGTAAAGTCTGGACCAGAACGACCCACCCGAGCCTGGGAGAGCAAATACGGGTCACATCCTCATGAAAGTTTTGCTGACTTACCGAAGTGTAGTTAGTTCTTCCCACGTTGTAGTTCTGATTGTGGTTGAGGTTCTGATTCTCCTGTTCTCGGCACTGCAGGCCAGCCAGGTGCCTCTCCAGCGCGGCCCAGTCCATGGTGGGCAAAGGGTCGTCCTCGCCGCCCTCTTCCTCTTTGTATCTCCCCACACGCTGCCCTATTGCCCCAGTGCCGCCTCCACCATCTTCTCCGCCGCTTCCACCTCCCCCAGTGTTCCACCTCCCTCTGCCTTGACTTGAACTGCGGTGTCTGGGTTTGCGAGTCCCTGTTCCACGGCCCTGGGCTGTGACAGAGGAGTGGAGCTGGTGGTTTCTGGGCAAAATCACATTTCCGTTTTGTTTAAGTTCCTCCGGGACGGCAGCTTCGGAGGTGGCGATGTGCACGGTGGgggcaggaagaggagggatgGTCTTCACATCCTGTAACTCCTCTGCAAGGCTTCGGCTGTTCACCGACTTCCTGAAGCCTCCACCGACATCGTCCACCGCATCCACGCCAACGCCTTCCTCCTGACACGGCGGCTGTGGTGAGGGGCACTCTTCTCCATACTCGCTctcccactcctccatcaccttcTTCTTATACTCCTGGTAGTCCTCGTCTTCCTCATAGTCATCTAAAGTGACTAGGTCCAGCGAAGGAGATGATTTGTAGTCCTCCAAGGTGGCCAGGTCTGGAGAAGGAGAGCAAGGCGTCACCTTGTTGGAGTTGGACTCTGAGCTGGAGCGACTGGACGCGTCGCTGCCCAGGTCCATGCCATCCTCCCTATAATCCTGCAATGACAAGAGGAGAGCAGGAAGCGTCAAGACCAGGTCAGAAAGCAGAgagcacaaaacaaacagaagggtGGAGCGCTTATTTATTTGGTGGTTTGAAGTTGACAACCACAAACGCAGGAACTTCCTGCGAGGTGGCAAAGCCACTTCCTGCTTTTGTTCGAGGAGGGCTGGATTTTTGAGCGCAGATTGGTCTAACTACagcaaaaacaatgttgaaattGACTGACACTGCACTGTCACTTCATCAGAAGACAGATGATACCAAAGTTGCCGTCTAACCTTGAAGGCCCTGCTCCTGCAGTGCCACAATCGCTGTCTGATTAGTTCACAGGCCATGAAAACGTCCATGTTGTTTACAACCATCTACAAATCTCTACAAAACCTGAACTCTCCAGCAGAGTTATCAGCCCCATTTCCCCACGGGCctcatggcttttttttttttaaatgaaaagcagAGTGCGGGGGGATTTCTCCAGGggtaacatttaaaatgaacagGAGCTGGCTTGGGGGTTACCCGGAAACTTAAAGATAGCTTTCCACATAAAGAGTTTTGACATCAAGTGGttaaaaaatatacacattatGTAAAATAAGACTTGTGGCCAGTAACAACAAGGACATCATAGGTTGAAAACCATATGAGGGTCTAGCAGCTGCCGTACACTTAAATAGTTGTGTTTTCATACTTTaaaaatatctatctatctatctattggtCATTCTATCTATCAGCTTTTCTCAACAACACTGTCCTTTGCTTAACATTTTTGCACCACAAGCGATCCTTCTATGTAAAAACGACAATGTTCAACCCTGGAGATTAAATTCAGCACCCATTTACTGGAAAGGAAAACACCTGAAGTCAACGCCTAACGCCTCCTAAACGCGATTGCAGCAGTGGTCCTTACAGAATCCAACGAAATGaggacacaaacaaaccaaattcCTCCCAGGCAGCTCGCTGGTTAACGACCTCACCGACGCGCTCATCAACCCGCCACCTCGCTGTCACCACCGGCACCAACGACGTGAGAAGCAGACGCTCATTCTGAATCTGTGACCCCTTCGGACGCGGCTGGAGCGTAAAAATAACTGGACTCGGTGAGCGAGCGCTTTATAGTTAGGACAGAGTATCCAGACTGCTGCCGCTCAATCCCGGTCACCGGATCCGCGCCGTCCCAAATGTCGTCCCGTCTGCTGGTTATTCCAAAtgtcaccgccgccgccgccggtcACACGCGCGCGATCATAGTCATTTTAATCAGTTCAAGTGTTTGTTGATGTAGAGCGAGCGAcagagactgagagagagagagcagcggaAGGCGCAGAGCGACGGCAGACTGGAGCGCTAAAGCTGATCCGCTACGGGATTAAGAGAGGACCATACAGGCGGGATGGAACCCACAAACAAACGCATGCAAATTGACAGCTGCAGcgaccccccaccccctccacaACCTGACAGAGGGTTTAGCTCGTGTCACAGACCCACGCCCCAGTGGGACCAGAGCACAGTAACGGTGAATAGAGTGACGCGCTCAATTTGCGAAGTCATCGCTGAATGATGTCATGTgcccaaaataaatgaaaccaaCGAGGAGAGAACACAagcaggtgatgatgatgatgaggaggatggtggTGGCACAGCTGACGGATTCCCGTCAGTAATAGTGTCATCCTCATCAGAACCAGGCCCACTGTGCGCTCAGCATCTGGTCTCCAAGTTACTCACTGTCATCATCTTGTTGTCGTCCGCGTCTCAAGACATTGTCAAGAGTCGGATCCCGGCTGTCAGTCAGCTGTGACGCCGTGGATTTCTCCCACAGCAGCGGCTTGATTCTAAGGGCGGGTGTGTTCGCCGGAGCAGTGGCAGGAAGCCGGTGGGTAATTCATGGCTCTGACGGCGAGACAGTTGGTGATTTGGcgtgaaaaatagaaaaaaatatcgAGCCTGTTTTCAGGAAAGGACGAGGTTTAAATCCGGTATTGTAGTTGCGAGCACCGGAGTTGAGCGCGCCCCCACGGCGAGCCTGCGCAGCCACGCGCAAGTCGGAGATCAGAGTGGCTGATAGCGCCGCTGCTGGGTTCGAGTCTCGCTCAGCCGGTCCACCTCCGAGGAGAAAGTGACGAGGACTGAAGCCCAGCCTCCCGCACCCACTGACCTCGCAAGCGACACAGcgagagcgagcgagagagcgcgagagaggagggagggagggagggcgctACAAAGGTGAATTATTAAAGATGAATTAACAGCACGCGCTCTGATTCTGATTTGGAGACTAACCATCTGCTCCATTGATATGATCTGCAAATATTAGGCGGAGAAAGCCATTTACCGGAGCTgcgaaatacatattttaactTTGTAAAGTTTCAACACGCAGATGTTTAATTCAGCTCTACAAATTATGAACGTTGCGCCACCCAGAAACCCCAAAACAGATAAGCACTGCTGTCACCGATCAGCTAAACTGAACTAAGGGAAAAGTATAAAACGGCTTTTTTTCAATTTGGCATCATCTCACAAGTTCGTCCTTGTGTCGAGTTTGCACGTGTTTCAGTGCGGTAAATCTGCCCCCTAGTGTTGGTACATGACGCTAAAACTGACAGGTGCACTGTGAAAAAGAAGGCCAAGTTCCTgcagctgtcagactgttgtGACAACAATTATATTGCGAATACATAgttcgttattattattattattattaaaacaataGCAGCATCTTAGCTAAAGCAAAGATTatacagtaaataaaacaatatatgaattgaatttattttattttaagtattttataCAAAGAATcagtcatatttttatttatttcttttatgtaCTTCACTTTACTTAGCTTTCCATGTGACTAAACCCTAGAATCAgaatccattcattttttttatcccaacaTGTTTGAGCATTCTGCTCCAGTATTCAGTATTTATCTGTCACCACCCAACAAGCATCAGAGGTAGCAACAGTTTAGTAGTCATTAAAGAATGAGGGAAGCGCTTTACTTCCTGTGTCATCATGAATTCCCTTTTAAATTTGATAATGAGTCTCCAAACATTGCTTATTTTTCTGTCATCGCACGCTTCTTATTTCAGTCCTGCTTGCGGATCATGACGGATTAAAGTGCAGCGTTAAGAGTTTACGCACGAGCTCACGcccgctctcacacacacacacacttagactTCAGCAGATGGCAGCTGCAGTGTCAAAGCTGAAGCGGCGTTAACGCCATCATGTCATGACATCTTCATGTCGCACTTTATGTTTTATCTGGGAGCAGCTGGTAATTTCCATTCGCTTAAACGGAGATCAAGTTGAATGTGGCTGATAAACCCGTGGGAGGagctttattttacatttaattccAACTCTGAAGTGATGCATCAAACATTTGGGAGCAGGCGTTCAGCACAGAGCCACTGAACTCAGCAGTTGAGCCCAGATTTGGGGTTGTTTGAAGGATAGCGGCGGTTCACAGAATCTATAATGGCAACAAACCGAACTCATCAATATAATAGCAGATGCAGATCAAAGACCGCTGGCTGTGCTTCtcctcacacagacagagagcaaGTGGTAGCGGTGGTACCAGTCTGTTCCCTACCACTGCTCTGACTCCATTCCAAACATTCTGCAAACATTGGTCAGGCACAGCAACTGTCCTGTAAAAGTAAACTGCATGATTTTGATGTTGGAGGAAGCAGATGGAGGTGGGCGAAATCCAAGAGTTAAGGAGACAAAACTCATCTTACTTTGCTAACAGAGCCACTCCGACATTGCAGACAAAGACTTCGGAACTCAGTGTTCACTCCTGTGGTGCCACTTTTTTGAGGACAATATAAGATAATGAAGAATAAGAATCTGCTGGTCTAATAATCATCTCAGTGGATGTAAATTAGACAGAATCATAAGTAACAACTGGAAGAAGGAAGTCAAACTGGTGACCTTAGGTCTAGTTCTGCACAGGTGTTGGCAGAAGACAGGGACCGTCTTGACACTGGATGCAGACTGCGACTGAAATCATTGAGAGATTTCACCAAAACAGAGCAACTACCTGCTCTAGTGCACAGCTTTACTCAGGAATCAGTGCGTGCAATGGGAAATTAGGAGACCTCGGTCAATTGAGAAAGCATCTCCCGCATTTCATGTCATCTTGCTGTTAACCTTCCGCTGATCGCTGAGGAAAAACTCCACACCAAAAGTGAGTTTGGGTGCATTCCCGCAGGTCTTTCCTGCTTCACTTCCCCTCACCTTGAGAACCTATAAAAAACCCCCACCACATTAACTGACTGAGGTACGAGACTGGAGCTGCAGATGGAGGCAGAAGACTGCTTTCTGTCTTCTTTAACAATAACATCAAACATTAAAACTCTCTGACTCTGACCTACTTCAGAGAGTTATTAGGTCAGTGAAGAACCAGAAACCACAGTTTTATTTATGGTACATTTATTCTCATACATATTTGTCTTCTAGTAATGCTGTTATGGCTTCTTCAAATTGGCATAACACTACCATAACTTCAGGACTATAAGccgctgtttatttatttattttttgcggTCTGACCCCTGCACCTTATACAAAGACGGGCAAAAGAGcacatcatgctgccaaaatattgagcctcctcacatcaaacctaTGACACCACAGGCGTTTCAGCgacctcaaaatgcgctgttctCACCCACGTGTGCGCAGCTCCGCCCATAGAGCCGTACAAACTATataagagaagcagcagctgagaccggctgtggtgtcggaacttgggacacacgGGTGATGGTGCGCGTgtgatgtcaataaaagatgtgcggagttcatgattcaagtttggccagtttgtttcatgattccGTCTCCATTCTGgagcccattttcaaaactaacTGGCAAGATGGCGCCATCAAGCTAAATGCAGttaaatattgtgtttaatCTAGCTCTCTATGCAAAAAGGTCACAGCCTTGACATTAAGACCAACACTGCCTTTCCCTTAATTGCCTTGAAACAGCATTTCAAACAGTCATGTTCTACGTCAAGCTGGAACATATAGTGGTGCAGCTTATCGCTGTTCGAGGGGAAACTACTTTTCAGTCCCTTTAAAGAAGGAACTAATGCCTATTTGGGAATAACTGACAGAGTGGAGGTCCATTGTAAAACAGAATGATATGGTCAGATGCTTCTTTAATCTGCCATTCTGGGACCATCATATATAGGAGGAGACAATGCTCAGATGGTCCAGTGTCTGCTTGCCTATGAATGTAAAGCAGGAGACACAAGAGAAGGTGGAAGGATTGCCATGAATATTCATGTCAGTGCCTTGGAAAGGGATTCCAACCTAAGCAGTTAAAGACAATGACTTTTAAGAATGTTTGCCCTTTGCGACGATAAAGCTGTTATAAAAAGCAGCTGTCGAAACACAGGAGCGGCGCTACCAGCCCGACATGCTGATGATAAATCGAAGTGTCAGAGGACCAGAATAGAGGGTGAACCCTTGACCGGCCCACTGACCTGCCTTTTTAGAAGGGAATGGGTGGTCAAGTCACTGAAACTAGCCATCAATCTTTTCCTCAAACACAGCAACGATGGACTCCATTTCAAATCAGTAGATCCCTCAAGAAGAGGTTCGCAAAGGAGACGTTTTttcaggggtgggattcgatgaaaaaaattacattcattaattagagaatttgtgattaattatcTCAATTActcgcagtttaatggtctaagaatatttgccacaagaagccacatttttcatcagaaaaattggaatgaatttggtgtattaTTGAATCAAATGGTGGAcccatacatttaaataacaaatttGCATCagtgcacaataaatcacgatggtggctatattcaagtttttatatcaccttatttaaactaaagctcttttaatgtcttgaaaattttataagaatctcaagtacattcagagtagtggaatccctggccattgtgttcaaacatccctgaacaaaagcaaactctctgcttttgtttgcttttgttcagggattcctccatgatTGTTGtcgttgttatcatcctagctgccacatgtcttgtgcatcagtgagatcagtggaccagaaactcctgcacttaccaaaattaaattaaattaaattaaaattttcacacttttttttacttttaactcGCTAAAGTCCGACcactatttttttcttaataatccGCAGACACCTGTGCATCAGTGACTGACAGCAAACTTGTTTAAATGAACTGCTGCTGTATGCTTTACAGGCCGTGCTCTCAGTGCCCTGCAACACTAATACCTGCCTGTCATTCATCCATCTTGAACACTGTACATCCAGTCCACAATTTCAGCTGCTAACCAACTGTGAAATGAGAACAACACTCAGTCCAACGTACAATCATAGCTATTGAAAGTGGAGTCATATAGTGCTTCAGTCTGCACTTCTGCGCACAGGTTTTCCCTTCTCCATCC carries:
- the schip1 gene encoding schwannomin-interacting protein 1 isoform X3; protein product: MMTDYREDGMDLGSDASSRSSSESNSNKVTPCSPSPDLATLEDYKSSPSLDLVTLDDYEEDEDYQEYKKKVMEEWESEYGEECPSPQPPCQEEGVGVDAVDDVGGGFRKSVNSRSLAEELQDVKTIPPLPAPTVHIATSEAAVPEELKQNGNVILPRNHQLHSSVTAQGRGTGTRKPRHRSSSQGRGRWNTGGGGSGGEDGGGGTGAIGQRVGRYKEEEGGEDDPLPTMDWAALERHLAGLQCREQENQNLNHNQNYNVGRTNYTSAQKNERESIRQKLALGSFFDDGPGIYTSCSKSGKPSLSSRLQSGMNLQICFVNDSGSDKDSDADDSKTETSLDTPLSPMSKQSSSYSDRDTTEDDSESLEDMDFLSRQKKLQAEAKLALAMAKPMAKMQVEVEKQNRKKSPVADLLPHMPHISECLMKRSLKPTDLRDMTLGQLQVIVNDLHSQIESLNEELVQILVVRDELHMEQDAMLVDIEDLTRHAESQQKHLAERTLTK
- the schip1 gene encoding schwannomin-interacting protein 1 isoform X2; its protein translation is MSASVRSLTSELPGRNLDYREDGMDLGSDASSRSSSESNSNKVTPCSPSPDLATLEDYKSSPSLDLVTLDDYEEDEDYQEYKKKVMEEWESEYGEECPSPQPPCQEEGVGVDAVDDVGGGFRKSVNSRSLAEELQDVKTIPPLPAPTVHIATSEAAVPEELKQNGNVILPRNHQLHSSVTAQGRGTGTRKPRHRSSSQGRGRWNTGGGGSGGEDGGGGTGAIGQRVGRYKEEEGGEDDPLPTMDWAALERHLAGLQCREQENQNLNHNQNYNVGRTNYTSAQKNERESIRQKLALGSFFDDGPGIYTSCSKSGKPSLSSRLQSGMNLQICFVNDSGSDKDSDADDSKTETSLDTPLSPMSKQSSSYSDRDTTEDDSESLEDMDFLSRQKKLQAEAKLALAMAKPMAKMQVEVEKQNRKKSPVADLLPHMPHISECLMKRSLKPTDLRDMTLGQLQVIVNDLHSQIESLNEELVQILVVRDELHMEQDAMLVDIEDLTRHAESQQKHLAERTLTK